The Dermochelys coriacea isolate rDerCor1 chromosome 7, rDerCor1.pri.v4, whole genome shotgun sequence sequence GAGGCATGGGAACATGTTTAGTGGGAGATTTTTTCCCTAACTATCTGCTGAATCAAGAGTGTCTTATGAAATTGGATTTTACAGGTTACTACTCTGCCTAGCGTTTTCCCTTTGCCATATTTTTATTGGCAATTTAATGACAAGGTTAACTCTCTACCCACAAAGTAGATTTTGCAGGGGAAGCAAAAAGTAGGGGTAATTAACCTTGccaactggaatttttttttttttgtaatagttggtcaaataatttattcagatATGGTTAACATTATTTGATCAGCTCTAGTTTTAAGTGAATCCACATGTATTCAgcttattttgcatttgtagaCGTTatatcagggtgggcaaactttttggcctgagggccacattggggttccaaaattgtatggagggctggtaggaaaggctgtgctgccccaaacagcctggcccccatctgtcccctcccactgcctacaccctgactgcccccctcagaacccctgacccatccaaccctccctgcaccttgtcccctgactgccccctcctgggaccccaccacCCCCTATTCAACTCCCCCGACCGACCTggaccctatccacacccctgcccctgacaagaccccgggactcccatgcctatccaaccaccccctgctctctgtcccctgactgccccctgggacctcctgtcccttatccaacctccctaCTCCCCACTCCCTTACCAGGCTGCtcggagcaccaggactggcagccatgccacccggccagagccagccacgccgccatGCAGTCTAGAGCACTGGGACAGGCTGGCGGCTCtagcagccatgctgcccagcaggagctcacagccccgccacccagaggcagggggagggagacagcaggggagggctgggggctagcctcctgggccaggagctcaagggccgggcaggatggtcccacaagCCGGATGTGGTCCACAGaacatagtttgcccacctccgcTCTAGACTGAGGTCTCCAGTAACTCCCCAACGTGTTCTCCATCCCCTATAGGCCAGAAGCCACTTAAGATATTTGAGAAGGTTAACAGTAGAACACTTGTGAGTGACTGTTTTACTTATTGATCTAGTTTGATCATATCAATTACTTTAATTGTAAACAAATGTTAGGGGCCAAGTATCAGAGGgctagccatgttagtctgtatccacaaaaacaatgagtcgtccagtggcaccttaaaggcttagatttatttgggcataagctttcgtgggtaaaaaaccaaacccatctgaagtgggttggttttttttgtttttgtttttaaacacacacccaggaaagcttatgcccaaataaatctgttaaatctttaaggtgccaccggactccttgttataAATGTTATGTGGTTCTATTGGATTTTGTTGGACTTTGTTTGTCAACAGATCTCCTCTTACACAACTATTAATGGGCCCCATTTTTGCAATGGCACAAAGTGTGTTATTACAAGTATGGCTATGTAATCTTGTTAATTACTGTATCAGTGACATAAGACTCATCTCTGAacagcctaaaaaaaaaaatcaagacacttTGATTTACAACACAAACAAGTTTTTCCTGGCACGACTATTGCACCAGTAACTGAGCCACTGTGACCTATAgcaactaaaaggaaaaaaaaaagtagtcagTTACCAAAAAGTGGTGAGAAAACTTCAGTTTTCTGTCTCAAGAAAATTCACAGAAAGCAATGAAACTGTCCCATTGAAGGGACAGAAAGCTAGTTTTAGACAAGGTATTCAAATAAGGTATCATCGAGTTCTTGATGCAtgtcaaaaattatttaaaagcaagacacaatggggaaaaaaggagCCACAAACAAGAAAAATCCAGTGTAGGAGCAGCACAATGTCAGACCTTTGatctcctgcccccttccctccttacAAGTCATCAGATGTGATGGCTGCTTCCTGGTTGGTACAGAATTATGTTGTGGCACAGATAGcagcaaagagtcttgtggcaccttatagactaacagacatattggagcctaagctttcgtgggtgaatacccacttcgtcggatgcatgtaacTATTGTAGTTATTGACAACTGTTAGTATTTTCTCATGGAGACAGATAATTTTAGCAGAAAGACTGAAAAGGTGAGTCAGATATGGCACTTGGGTAGAGAGAAGATAAAGAAAGTTTCCAGGAATACCTTAAGGCCTTTCTAAGCTGAATTCAGATTTTTACCTTGGAGAAGTGAGGAATTTGGCACAATGGTCATGGTACAAAGAAAGAAGGAGAATTCTGGGTTTCTCTCACATTCAGGTAAATCAACTGGTGACATGTGACGGAGAGTGAAAGAGAACCTCCAGTACTTCTCATTAGTGCAGTTTTTAGAGATTTAACTCTCCAGAATAAATTTGCAAAAGCAAACTGTCAGCAGAATTTCCCTTCATTTTCCTCTAGATCAAACCTGCCTGACTCAGAATTATACAAACATTTACCATCTTAGTCCCAATAGCTGAAGTGTGGAGTCAAATATTGCTATAATCATGAGTAAGCTTCCTCATGCTAGaaacttggaagaaaaaaaaaaatcattggctTGTGTATGCATTTCTTAAATAAGGCAAATGAGGAAAATAAGGGACAAAGTGATGAACCAGTACCGAGTTCTGTGGGAGCCAGAGCacaaaactagattttaaaagaagaaaagtttTTCTAACAGTTAGAATTGTTATTTCAGAGAAAAAGTTAGTTTCTATCCTGGTTTAATAATATTTCACTGGGGTCCCAATCTGTAAGTGTCATGTATTTGGTGATGTTTAGCATGATGGCATCCTGCTGATGGTGGCTAAGAGACAAATCTTGATCTTATTCAATGGTCAccaggagttttgccatggacttcaattgGAACAGGGACAGGCCCTATAAAATGCAAATTGCGATTAAAATAATAAAGCTATTTGAATTTATGCtacattttgtaattttaaacACTGAAGACTGATCACAACAGAGATATTACAACTTAAAAGTAAGAGGGAAAAAGTATCTCTTCTTCAATCACATAGGAGAATCAATATTACGCTCTCAGCTGTTTCCCCAAGAACCGATTACTATGTTGATGTCATTCCACTTCCTCTCAGTGGTACTCAGGGTATTGTACTTTCAGGAAGTTGCCAGAGAAAAAAGAACCAAGTGTTTTGTTCTTAGCTTTAGGACAAATAGCCGAATGTGATTATTGTAGTTTAAAGTGAGACACATGGAGAAGAGAATATCTTTTGCAGAAGGAAGCAAACCCGAGTGGACTGTTAGACTTCGAGAAGAATgaaggggatggagagagggCCATCGTGAGCATCTTTGATTATTAAAGCCAGCTGCTTGTACTAGTGTCTACACATAAAGTTATCATTTATAAAAAGAGAGACAGTTCACCAAAACAGCTAAGGGCCTATGGGCCACTAGGTCTTCAGCCACAGCAGGATGAATTTTAGCACACAAGTACGGTCAGTCAATACCCATTACACCCTGGTAAGGTAGGCAAGTATTATTACACCGATATGTACTTAGATGCAAAACAGAGACAGTCAAATCACTTACTTATAATGTCATTGTCAGAGTCAAAACAAGACTGCATGAGTCTGCTTCTCCCACACCCACATTTAGAATCCCACGTAATTACACGTCTGCTCCCTCATCTGTCCAGATGGTACACTAGCAAAGCTGGTTGGGAGGTAGTACGGGGCCACCCTGAGCAACAATGCTCCTTTCCCGACAGCAATAAATTGGCCCATAGTCCCCAACTAGAATTAAGGGGCTGCTTCCTGTGagtttcactgaagtctgtgAGAGCTAATGGTTCTCGCCCCTCTGAAAGGTCACTTAAACATGGGTTTCTAGACCTCTGAATAAGAAGTTTAACCCTAATCTTTTAGGCAActcaaagacaaaacaaagagaaataaGAACAGACATGACAAGACGACAAATGCAATCTGTACAAGAACATTAGTACAGGTAGCATCAGTCCAGTATGCACTCACCTGGTACTGGAGGCAAAGTTATGTTTCAAACTGGGTTAAGAGATCTCTTATTTCTGGGGTCAGATGCTCTACTGCCTTTGCAGCTTCTGTAATAGCTTTCCGATACATCCCTTTCTTCTTACGATTAAATCTCAGTTTGAAAGattcagagaaaggagagagtTTTGAAACAGATAAGAATGAGGTTGTTGGAGAACCAAACCATGATACTTTAGCTTCTCGCCAGGAAGGTTCTCCATTTTCCTTCTGGCTAAGGTTTATGTCAAGAACACGTGCCGGCCACCATGGGAAACCATGAATTTTACCCCAAACAATATCCCCCACTGAAACAGTTCTTCCATCTTCAGTGACACATTTAGAGACACTCTGTGTATGTAGTCTAACTGTTAATGGTGGCACAATTTTACGGTCATCTTTTGAAGATGAAGAAACAGATGCATCATCACCAGGTAAAAAGTCACACATTTCTGGTGATGTTACTTCTGAACTAGAGGATTTGGATTCGTCTAGACTGTCATTGCTACACACTGATAAACTAGAAGAATCTGCCTTCCTTTTACGATAATTCATAAGAAAAGCCAAGTTATCATGTCCATCTTTACCTTGGGGAAATCTTTTGAAGTCATCATCTTCACCTGAACTCCCTGAAGACATCTCTGCTAAACTTCTATCTGCAGATTCATCAGTGTAAAATGCAGCAGGATTGGACTCCCTGCTACTCTGAAGGACATTTATCTCATCAATAAGTTCTGCTTTATAAATGGAAACattctgaccatcatttattcGATGGGGTTTCAGTCTGATTTTTGGAGGTGGAACATCTGCATTGGAATGCACAGGCCTAGTTAATTTCAGTTTTGGAATGGAAGCAAGTTGGCTGCTTGCCGACTTATCCATAAAACATTTGGTTTCCCGATATCGTTCAGAGTCTCGGCTCCCCTCTTGGTCCTCCCCTCCATTCTGCAATA is a genomic window containing:
- the PWWP2B gene encoding PWWP domain-containing protein 2B encodes the protein MEEAEAKELQVGSWLPVLVEQMVNDTLVVTLSCGERRFTGILLDCTKKSGLLCLPPPSLPKQEDPPADACTNWVPEDRQAAKGETESQLSSEKPPKGNNDEQVPPLLPPPSPGNVPPYPPYFEGAPFPPPLWLRHTYNQWVPQPPPRTIKRTKRRLSRNRDPGRLIMSTIRLRPRQVLCEKCKNILNPEEVNYKARQNAKTRRKLSIQDKEQKKHSDSDSVEKRNKREKREADKFSGELVHRTPVIKISYSTPQGKGEVVKIPSRIHGSVRPFCPQRILQNGGEDQEGSRDSERYRETKCFMDKSASSQLASIPKLKLTRPVHSNADVPPPKIRLKPHRINDGQNVSIYKAELIDEINVLQSSRESNPAAFYTDESADRSLAEMSSGSSGEDDDFKRFPQGKDGHDNLAFLMNYRKRKADSSSLSVCSNDSLDESKSSSSEVTSPEMCDFLPGDDASVSSSSKDDRKIVPPLTVRLHTQSVSKCVTEDGRTVSVGDIVWGKIHGFPWWPARVLDINLSQKENGEPSWREAKVSWFGSPTTSFLSVSKLSPFSESFKLRFNRKKKGMYRKAITEAAKAVEHLTPEIRDLLTQFET